GCGCTTCCAGGACGCGCAATTCCTCGCCCAGGTCCGTGCCTGGCTCCTTGGGAGGCTCCAGGACGTCGAGCACCTCGAAGGAGAAGGCGTCGGCGCCGAGCCGGTTCCAGTCCTCCTGCAGGGCGGGGTATTTGCGGTGCATGCCTTGCGTCAGCTCGAAGCGCAGGCGGTTGAGTGCTCCGGGCAGGTTGAGGGCCGAGCCCACCATCACCTTGCCCTGGCGGAGGTTGCGCACGGCGAACACTCCCATGGCGGGAGGGTTTTCCTTGTAGGCGCGCTTCAATTCCGAACGGCGCGACGGCGCACCGCTCGGAGCGGAGGAATCGTTCGAGGACATGAGAG
Above is a window of Cystobacter fuscus DNA encoding:
- a CDS encoding GIY-YIG nuclease family protein; this translates as MGVFAVRNLRQGKVMVGSALNLPGALNRLRFELTQGMHRKYPALQEDWNRLGADAFSFEVLDVLEPPKEPGTDLGEELRVLEALWMERLRPYGEAGYHPTPQPSAS